The Pseudanabaena yagii GIHE-NHR1 genome segment GATTAGCGATATTGTGCCTCAACATTACTAATCTATAGTCCATAGATAAATCATATGTTCTTGATCGCCAACTTTAACTTTTTCGGTTCTAGTTGCAGATAAATCTCCTAAACTGTATTGATAGGAAACAATTCGTGTTCCTGATTTTAATTTTGGTAAAATTTCTGATCGTATCCGCAGATTTGCTTGGGGAAGCAAATATAGCGTAATCACCGTTGCATCTCGTAAATCAGTTTTAAATAGATCCTGTTTGACAAATTTAATTTGAGAGCGAATCTGTGGAGTTTTGACGATCGCGGCTTTTGTCGCTCTCTCAGATTCTCGAATTAATTCAGGATCGATCTCTATACCGATCGCCTTTGCCCCAAATTTCTGCGCTGCCGCAATCACAATTCTGCCATCCCCACTACCAAGATCGTAAACCACATCCTGAGAATTCACCTTTGCCATTTCTAGCATCTTGATAACAACTCGCTCAGGAGTTTGCAAATAGGGCGCATCAGGAGTCCGCTCTGGATCAGAATTTTTGGGATCAATATTGGGAACTGATGGCAGGGGTTTACTCTCTAAGGGAGTTTTAGGCGCTTCACTATTCACCCAAATCTGGCAAGCAACTAAAGTTGATGCGGTAATTGCAGCAATTAAGATGAACCGAAATAGATTTGCCATGTTCATAAATTTGCCATAAGTAACTGGGCGAAACTACAACTCTGTAGTGCAAGCGCATGGTGCAATACAGGGTTTGTTCTAGATTTATCCAAATCCTAATTTTTGTAAAACTGCTGCCTGAGCCTCTGGTTGCTGACTATAGGCAAATCCCCAAGGAATATTGGCTGGCAAAATTTGCAGAAATGGATCGAGGGCATAGGGACTACCATAGACAACCATAGCTT includes the following:
- a CDS encoding methyltransferase domain-containing protein codes for the protein MNMANLFRFILIAAITASTLVACQIWVNSEAPKTPLESKPLPSVPNIDPKNSDPERTPDAPYLQTPERVVIKMLEMAKVNSQDVVYDLGSGDGRIVIAAAQKFGAKAIGIEIDPELIRESERATKAAIVKTPQIRSQIKFVKQDLFKTDLRDATVITLYLLPQANLRIRSEILPKLKSGTRIVSYQYSLGDLSATRTEKVKVGDQEHMIYLWTID